From the genome of Neomonachus schauinslandi chromosome 5, ASM220157v2, whole genome shotgun sequence, one region includes:
- the LOC110571936 gene encoding LOW QUALITY PROTEIN: developmentally-regulated GTP-binding protein 1-like (The sequence of the model RefSeq protein was modified relative to this genomic sequence to represent the inferred CDS: substituted 1 base at 1 genomic stop codon) has translation MSSTLAKIAEIKAEMAWTQKNKATAHHLGRLKARLAKLRRELITPKGGGGGGPGEGFDVAKTGDARIGFVGFPSVGKSTLLSNLAGVYSEVAAYEFTTLTTVPGVIRYKGAKTQLLDLPGITEGAKDGKGRGRQVIAVAXTCNLILIVLDVLKPLGHKKITENELEGFGIRLNSKPPNTGFKKKDKGGINLTATCPQSELDAETVKSILAEYKIPNADVTPRSDATADDLIDVVEGNRVYIPCIYVLSKIDQISIEELDIIYKVPHCVPISAHHRWNFDDLLEKIWDYLKLVRIYTKPKGQLPDYISPVVLPYSTTTVEDFCMKIDKNLIKEFKYALVWGLSVKHNPQKVGKDHTLEDEDVIQIVKK, from the coding sequence ATGAGCAGCACCTTAGCCAAGATTGCGGAGATCAAAGCCGAGATGGCTTGGACTCAAAAGAACAAGGCCACAGCACACCACCTAGGGCGGCTTAAGGCTCGCCTTGCTAAGCTTCGCAGAGAGCTCATTACCCcaaaaggtggtggtggtggtggaccAGGAGAAGGTTTTGATGTGGCCAAGACAGGTGATGCTCGAATTGGGTTTGTGGGTTTTCCATCAGTGGGGAAGTCAACACTGCTTAGTAACCTGGCAGGCGTATATTCTGAGGTGGCAGCATATGAGTTCACTACTCTGACCACTGTGCCTGGTGTCATCAGATACAAAGGTGCCAAGACCCAGCTCCTGGATCTTCCAGGTATCACTGAGGGTGCCAAGGATGGGAAAGGTAGAGGTCGTCAAGTCATTGCAGTGGCCTGAACATGTAACTTGATCCTGATTGTTCTGGATGTCCTGAAACCCTTGGGACACAAAAAGATAACTGAAAATGAGCTGGAAGGCTTTGGCATTCGCTTGAACAGCAAACCCCCCAACACTGGCTTTAAGAAGAAGGATAAAGGAGGCATTAATCTCACGGCCACTTGCCCTCAGAGTGAGCTGGATGCTGAAACTGTGAAGAGCATTCTGGCTGAATACAAAATTCCCAATGCTGATGTGACACCGCGTAGTGATGCCACAGCGGATGACCTCATCGACGTGGTAGAAGGAAATAGAGTTTATATCCCTTGTATCTATGTGTTGAGTAAGATTGATCAGATCTCCATTGAGGAATTGGATATCATCTATAAGGTGCCTCACTGTGTACCCATCTCTGCCCATCACCGCTGGAATTTTGATGACCTCTTGGAAAAGATCTGGGACTATCTGAAACTAGTGAGGATTTACACCAAACCCAAAGGCCAGTTGCCAGATTATATATCCCCAGTGGTGCTGCCTTACTCTACGACTACGGTGGAGGATTTCTGCATGAAGATTGACAAAAATCTTATCAAAGAATTTAAATACGCTCTGGTGTGGGGTCTGTCTGTGAAACACAATCCTCAAAAAGTGGGTAAAGATCATACACTGGAGGACGAGGATGTCATTCAGATTGTGAAGAAATGA